The region GTCGCGATCGCGGTGAGCTGCAGCGCGGACCGGCAGGCACTGGCGAAGATCACGCCGGAGGGGGTGTTCCTCGAACAGCTGGAGACCGACCCCGCCCGGTTCCTCCCCGACACCACCGACGAGCACCTCGGCGGCGACGTGGTGAGCATCGACCTGAACCGCCCGATGCCGGAGATCCTCGCCGAGCTGAGCAGGTATCCGGTGAAGACCCGCCTGTCGCTCACCGGGCCGCTCGTGGTCGCCCGCGACATCGCGCACGCGAAGATCGCCGAGCGGCTCGACGCCGGCGAGGACATGCCGCAGTACCTGAAGGATCACGCCGTCTACTACGCCGGCCCGGCCAAGACCCCCGAGGGCTACGCGTCCGGTTCCTTCGGGCCCACGACGGCGGGCCGGATGGACTCGTACGTCGAGCGCTTCCAGGCGGCGGGCGGCTCGATGGTGATGCTGGCCAAGGGCAACCGGTCCAAGCAGGTCACCGAGGCGTGCCAGAAGCACGGCGGCTTCTACCTCGGCTCCATCGGCGGCCCGGCCGCCCGGCTGGCCCAGGACTGCATCAAGAAGGTCGATGTCCTGGAATATCCGGAGCTGGGAATGGAAGCGGTCTGGAAAATCGAGGTCGTCGACTTCCCGGCCTTCATCGTCGTCGACGACAAGGGCGGCGACTTCTTCACCGACACCACCGGTCCCGTCCTTACCATCGGCCGCCGCTGACCCTACGGGCTTGTGTCAGGATCTTTGACAGAAGATCTCAACAATTTCCCGGCATGGTCTCTACAGGTCGCATGGCACAAATCGGTAAGCTGCCACCCATGCGTGCGCCGTCCGGATACCTGCTAGCCGCGCGCTATCGGCTTATCGAGCCGGTCGGGCGCGGCGGCATGGGCACTGTGTGGCGGGCGCGTGACGAACTGCTCGACCGCGAGGTGGCGGTCAAGGAGGTGCGGCTTCCGCTGGTCCTCGACGAGGAGCTGCGGGCGGAGCTGTGCGCGCGCACCGAGCGCGAGGGCCGGGCGACCGCCATGGTCGCCCACCCCTCGGTCATCACGCTCTTCGACGTCATCACCGAGGACGACCGGCCGTGGATCGTGATGGAACTGCTCCGGGCGCGGTCACTGGAGGAGCTCATCCGCCAGGAGGGCCCGCTGCCCCCGCGCCGGGTCGCCGACATCGGACGGCAGGTCCTCGGCGCGCTGCGGGCCGTGCACGGCAAGGGCATCCTGCACCGCGACGTGAAGCCCAGCAACGTGCTGGTCACCGATGACGATCGCGCGGTGCTGACCGACTTCGGGCTGGCCGCCCTGGAGGGCGACGCGTCCATCACCCAGGCGGGGATCGTGCTCGGCTCCGCCGGGTACATCTCCCCCGAACGCGTCCTCGGTGACCGGGCGAGCCCGGCCGCCGACCTGTGGTCGCTCGGCGCGACCCTCTACACCGCCGTCGAGGGGCGCGGTCTGCACGGCCGCCGTACGGCGGCGGCGGCGCTCGCGGCGCTGACCAGCGGGGCGCCCATCCCGATGGAGAAGGCGGGCCCGCTCGCCCCGGTCCTGCGGGGGCTGCTGCAGATCGACCCGGCGGCCAGGATCGACGGCGTGCGCGCGGCGCACGTCCTGTCCAGGGTCGCGGCCGGAGGCGTGGTCGACGATCCGCTGGTCTCTCCCTTCCGCGGCGGACGGCCCTCGCCGCCGCCCACCGCGCCCGCTCCCCCCAGCAGCCGCAAGCCGCCGCACCGCAATCCGCCCCGGGGGCAGCACCGGGGCCAGCACCGCGCCGAGTCGCGACCCGCCCCCAAGGTCGCTCCGCGCGACCGCGACTCCGGGCCGCACCGGCAGCCGGGGCCGTACGGCCAGCCGTACCAGGCGGGCGGACCGCACGATCCGTCCGGCGCCTACGGGGTGTACGGCCCGAGCGGCGGCCCGTCTTTCCCGCCTGCCGGCCAGTACGGGCAGACCGGGCCCTACGGCCAGTCAGGGTCCTACGGCCAGTCAGGGTCCTACGGCCAGTCAGGGTCCTACGGGCACAGCGGTCAGCTCCGGCACAGCGGGCCGCACACCTTCTACGGACAGTCGGGCTACGAACACTCGGGCTACGGACAGTCGGGCCGGTACCTCGCCTACCCCCGCGATCCGGGAAGCGGCGGCGACGTCGCGGCCGTGCCGTTCCAGCGACGGCGGCCGAGCGAGGGGCTGCACCGCAAGCCGGCGGAGCCGGCTTTCCAGCAGGTCGTGCGCATCCCCATGATGCGGCACGTGGCCAAGATGATCAAGATCCTGCTGCCGCGCCGGTACTGGCCGAGGATGTTTATCAAGTAACGGGAAAGCGCTTTTCAAGGCGGAATCGCTATCTTTCTTCTCATGCCGGAACAGCATGGGCGGATGCTCGCTGAGCGCTACGAGCTACGCGTCCGCATTGGTCGGGGCACCATGGGCACGGTCTGGCGAGCGTACGACCGGTCGCTGGACCGGGAGATCGCGGTCAAGGAGATCCGCCAGGATCCGGCGCTCAGCCCCCGGCAACGCCAGGAGCTGCGCGAACGCATGCTGCGTGAGGGCCGCATGGCGGCCCGCGTCAGCCATCCCTCCGTCGCCACGATCCACGACGTCATCCTGGCCGACGGCATCCCGTGGATCATCATGGAACTGGTCGAGGGCCGGTCGCTGGAGCAGGTGATCGACGAGGAGGGGCCGCTGCCGCCACGCCTGGTGGCGGAGATCGGCTGTGACCTGCTCAGCGCGCTGCGTGCCGCGCACGCGCAGCACATCCTGCACCGGGACGTGAAGCCGGCGAACGTCCTGCTGACCGAGACGGGCCGGGTCGTCCTGACCGACTTCGGCATCGCCAAGGCCCTCGGCGACACCGCCCTCACGCAGACGGGCATGGTCATCGGCTCCCCGGGATACACCGCCCCGGAGCGGGCGCGAGGCGATCACACCGGGCCGGAGTCGGACCTGTGGTCGCTCGGCGCGACGCTGTACTTCGCCGTCGAGGGACGACCGGCGTACGAACGGGCCACGGTGGGCGAGACGCTCGCGGCGCTGATGACCGAGAGCGCCGACCCGCCCGCGCAGGCCGGGCCGCTGCGCCCGGTGCTGGAGGGACTGCTGGAGAAGGACCACAGGGCGCGCCTCACACCCGAACGCGCCGCCGCGTTGCTCCGGATGGTCGCCGACACGCCCACAGGCGCGTCACCCGCCCCCGCTCAGGCTCCCCCCGCCCGCCCGGCACCCGCCAGAAAGGCGGGTGGCAGGACGGATCAGCAGGCCCGGCCCGAAGAGATCGCGGGGATGGCCCCCGCACCCGCCGCCGCCCCGGCACCCGGGGATGTCCCGTCAGACGTGGCTCCCAGCAGCGTGAATCCAGCCGGCGTGACCCCAGTCGGCGTGACCCCCAGCAGCGCGAGTCCGCCCGGCGCGGCTCCGGGTGGCGTGCTGGGTGGCTACGAGGAGGACGTGAACCGCACCATGGTCGTGGCCCGCCCGACGGGCGTGCCGCGGGTGCCTCCTCCCCCGCCACGCCCCGAGCCCGGTTCAGATCCCGGTTCAGATCCCGGTTCCGGTCCCACCGGCAGGCACGACGCCACCGTCCCCGGCAGGCTGCCGGCACATCCCGGCCCGCTCGCCGGTCCACCCGCCGGTCCACGCCCGGGTCCACACGCCGGTCCACCCGCCGGGCCCCACTCAGGCCCGCATTTCGGCCCGCATCCCTCGGCGTATCCCGGCGGGCCGGGGGTTCCCGGGCCCGGCGGCCCCGCCTGGCCCGGCGGCCCGGGCGGCGGCTCCGGGAGTCCGCTGGAGGGCCCCAGGGGTCCCGGAGGGCCGGGGGACGGCGTACCGGGGTCGAACAGCCTGGGCACGGACCTGTTCGCGATGCGCGGCCCCTCCAGCCCGGCCCCCGGCACGCGGGTGCGGGTGCTGGTGACGATGGGAGTCGTGCTCGCCGGGCTCGTGGTGCTGATCCTGCTGGCCGTCGTACTCTTCGCGAAATGAGAGGTCTTCGCGAAATGAGGCGGCGGCCGCGGTGGGGACACCGCGGCCGCCGCCTGGGGGTGAGGCCTTACTCGGAGGAGAAGGCGGCGTCGAAGGCCGCGTCGGGTGGGGTGATGGCGTTGAGCGAGCGGATGTAGGCGAGGGATTCGGGTGCGCCGTGCAGCCGGTCCATGCCCGCGTCCTCCCACTCGATGGAGATCGGGCCGTCGTAGCCGATGTGGTTGAGCGCGCGGAAGCACTCCTCCCACGGCACGTCGCCCCGGCCGGTGGACACGAAGTCCCAGCCGCGGCGCGGGTCGGCCCACGCCAGGTGCGAGGCCAGCCGGCCCCGCCGCCCGTCGCGGGTGGCGACCCGGGCGTCCTTGCAGTCCACGTGGTAGATCTTGTCGGCGAAGTCCAGGATGAACCCCGCCGGGTCCAGACCCTGCCACACCATGTGCGAGGGGTCCCAGTTCAGCCCGAACGCCGGCCGGTTGCCGATCGCCTCCAGCGTCCGCACCGTGGTGTGGTAGTCATAGGCGATCTCGCTGGGGTGCACCTCGTGGGCGAACCGCACCCCGACCTCGTCGAAGACGTCCAGGATCGGGTTGAACCGCTCGGCGAAGTCGGCGTAGCCGGCCTCGATCATCGACGGCGGCACCGGGGGGAACATGGCCAGGGTGTGCCAGATCGACGATCCGGTGAACCCGACCACGGTCTTGACCCCGAGCTTGGCGGCGGCGCGGGCGGTGTCCTTGATCTCCTCGGCGGCCCGGCGGCGGACGCCCTCGGGCTCGCCGTCGCCCCAGATGCGGGCGGGCAGGATGCCCTTGTGCCGTTCGTCGATGGGGTGGTCGCAGACGGCCTGGCCGACCAGGTGGTTGGAGATCGTCCACACCTTCAGGTCGTACTTGGCCAGGGTCTCCAGCTTGCGCTCGACGTAGGAGTCGTCGGCCACGGCCTTGTCGACCTCGAAGTGGTCGCCCCAGCAGGCGATCTCAAGACCGTCGTAACCCCACTCGGCGGCCAGCCGGCAGACCTCCTCGAACGGCAGGTCCGCCCACTGACCGGTGAACAACGTGATCGGCCTGGTCATCAGTCCTCCACACTCGTGAAGCCACTACCGAGACTCACGACTCGAACCCGGTCGGCAGGTACTTGTCGGCGTTGTCCTTGACGACGGTCTCCGACGTCAGCGTGATGGACTGCGGCACCTGCTGCTCCAGCAGGTCGCTCATGCCCTTGCCCTGCGCGATCAGGCGCGCCAGCTTGATCGCCGAGGCGGCCATCGTCGGGCTGTAGGTCACCGTCGCCTTCAGCACACCGCTGTCGGCCTGGATGTCACGCATCGCGTTCGCCGAACCGGCGCCGCCGACCATGAAGAACTCGCTGCGCCCGGCCTCCTTGATCGCCGCCAGCACACCGATGCCCTGGTCGTCGTCGTGGTTCCAGATCGCGTCGATCTTCTTGTGCGCCTGCAGCAGGTTGCTCGCCACCTGCGTGCCCGACTCCACCGTGAACTTCGCGTCCTGCTGCGCGGTCACCTTGAACCCGAAGGTCTTCAGCGCGTCGGCGAAGCCCTTGCTGCGGTCCTGGGTCAGCGGCAGCGTCGCGATGCCCTGGATCTCCAGGATCACCGGGTCGGCCACACCCTTGTCCTTCAGCGTCTTGCCGATGTAGTTGCCCGCGGCCACGCCCATGCCGTAGTTGTCGCCGCCGATCCAGGTCCGGTACGACAGCTTGTCGGGGAACACCCGGTCGAGGTTGATCACCGGGATGCCGGCGTCCATCGCCTGACGGGCGACCTGGTTGAGCTGCTGGCCGTCGTTGGGCAGGATCACCAGCGCGTTGACCTTGGCCTGGATCAGCGACTCCACCGCGGAGATCTGCTGGTTGATGTCGTTGGTCGGCTCGACCGCCTTGAGCTCCACGTCGGAGTACTGCTTGGCGGCGTCGGCGGCGTTCTTGCTGATCGCGGCGATCCAGCCGTGGTCGGCGGCCGGGGCCGAGAAGCCGATGACGACCTTGTCGCCGGGGGTGTCGTTGCCGCCGGCGGCGGCGGCGGGGGCCGCGGCCGGGGCGCTGGCCTGCGCGGCCGGCTCGTTGCTGGTGCAGGCCGTGATGAGAGCGCCTGCGCCGATGACGGCTCCGCTCACCAGGAAACCGCGCCGTGCGACGTTCTTGTCCATATCTTTTTCTCCCTAGTTCTCTATGTGTGTGACTTGAGACTTCGCCGCTGCAGCAGCACGGCGGCGACGATGATGACGCCCTTGGCGACCAGCTGGTCGGCCGTGTTCAGCCCGTTGAGGATGAACAGGTT is a window of Microbispora sp. NBC_01189 DNA encoding:
- a CDS encoding ABC transporter substrate-binding protein, with product MDKNVARRGFLVSGAVIGAGALITACTSNEPAAQASAPAAAPAAAAGGNDTPGDKVVIGFSAPAADHGWIAAISKNAADAAKQYSDVELKAVEPTNDINQQISAVESLIQAKVNALVILPNDGQQLNQVARQAMDAGIPVINLDRVFPDKLSYRTWIGGDNYGMGVAAGNYIGKTLKDKGVADPVILEIQGIATLPLTQDRSKGFADALKTFGFKVTAQQDAKFTVESGTQVASNLLQAHKKIDAIWNHDDDQGIGVLAAIKEAGRSEFFMVGGAGSANAMRDIQADSGVLKATVTYSPTMAASAIKLARLIAQGKGMSDLLEQQVPQSITLTSETVVKDNADKYLPTGFES
- a CDS encoding serine/threonine-protein kinase, translated to MPEQHGRMLAERYELRVRIGRGTMGTVWRAYDRSLDREIAVKEIRQDPALSPRQRQELRERMLREGRMAARVSHPSVATIHDVILADGIPWIIMELVEGRSLEQVIDEEGPLPPRLVAEIGCDLLSALRAAHAQHILHRDVKPANVLLTETGRVVLTDFGIAKALGDTALTQTGMVIGSPGYTAPERARGDHTGPESDLWSLGATLYFAVEGRPAYERATVGETLAALMTESADPPAQAGPLRPVLEGLLEKDHRARLTPERAAALLRMVADTPTGASPAPAQAPPARPAPARKAGGRTDQQARPEEIAGMAPAPAAAPAPGDVPSDVAPSSVNPAGVTPVGVTPSSASPPGAAPGGVLGGYEEDVNRTMVVARPTGVPRVPPPPPRPEPGSDPGSDPGSGPTGRHDATVPGRLPAHPGPLAGPPAGPRPGPHAGPPAGPHSGPHFGPHPSAYPGGPGVPGPGGPAWPGGPGGGSGSPLEGPRGPGGPGDGVPGSNSLGTDLFAMRGPSSPAPGTRVRVLVTMGVVLAGLVVLILLAVVLFAK
- a CDS encoding serine/threonine-protein kinase; protein product: MRAPSGYLLAARYRLIEPVGRGGMGTVWRARDELLDREVAVKEVRLPLVLDEELRAELCARTEREGRATAMVAHPSVITLFDVITEDDRPWIVMELLRARSLEELIRQEGPLPPRRVADIGRQVLGALRAVHGKGILHRDVKPSNVLVTDDDRAVLTDFGLAALEGDASITQAGIVLGSAGYISPERVLGDRASPAADLWSLGATLYTAVEGRGLHGRRTAAAALAALTSGAPIPMEKAGPLAPVLRGLLQIDPAARIDGVRAAHVLSRVAAGGVVDDPLVSPFRGGRPSPPPTAPAPPSSRKPPHRNPPRGQHRGQHRAESRPAPKVAPRDRDSGPHRQPGPYGQPYQAGGPHDPSGAYGVYGPSGGPSFPPAGQYGQTGPYGQSGSYGQSGSYGQSGSYGHSGQLRHSGPHTFYGQSGYEHSGYGQSGRYLAYPRDPGSGGDVAAVPFQRRRPSEGLHRKPAEPAFQQVVRIPMMRHVAKMIKILLPRRYWPRMFIK
- a CDS encoding sugar phosphate isomerase/epimerase family protein — encoded protein: MTRPITLFTGQWADLPFEEVCRLAAEWGYDGLEIACWGDHFEVDKAVADDSYVERKLETLAKYDLKVWTISNHLVGQAVCDHPIDERHKGILPARIWGDGEPEGVRRRAAEEIKDTARAAAKLGVKTVVGFTGSSIWHTLAMFPPVPPSMIEAGYADFAERFNPILDVFDEVGVRFAHEVHPSEIAYDYHTTVRTLEAIGNRPAFGLNWDPSHMVWQGLDPAGFILDFADKIYHVDCKDARVATRDGRRGRLASHLAWADPRRGWDFVSTGRGDVPWEECFRALNHIGYDGPISIEWEDAGMDRLHGAPESLAYIRSLNAITPPDAAFDAAFSSE